Proteins found in one bacterium genomic segment:
- a CDS encoding TPM domain-containing protein: protein MYKISLFFLLAITASAQEYPSPPPPDNYIVDQTGKLSADEITSINNLCREVERTTTAEMAVLVVPSTGEQDISMYATELGNRWGVGQKDNDNGLIMVVAIDDRKVFTATGSGMEGYLTDARINQVYRGVLVPNFRNSEYGKGIYEALQLYAKDIEKEYGVTIENSKGAPEIKQDSGGTKCGGFGCFPLCLFFIFPLLFFILSLLRGAGRGIRGGGFWSSGGGFSSGGGGGFSGGGFGGGGFSGGGGGGGW, encoded by the coding sequence GTGTATAAAATTTCACTCTTTTTCCTGCTTGCAATAACCGCTTCAGCTCAGGAGTATCCTTCCCCTCCTCCTCCAGACAACTACATAGTAGACCAGACAGGAAAGCTGAGCGCGGATGAGATAACGAGCATCAACAATCTTTGTCGCGAAGTCGAACGCACGACTACTGCAGAGATGGCAGTTCTTGTAGTGCCCTCCACAGGAGAACAGGATATCTCCATGTACGCGACCGAACTCGGAAACCGCTGGGGAGTCGGTCAGAAGGATAACGACAACGGTCTTATCATGGTTGTTGCAATAGACGACCGCAAGGTCTTTACTGCCACAGGCTCAGGAATGGAGGGCTATCTTACCGATGCAAGAATCAATCAGGTATATCGCGGCGTTCTTGTTCCGAACTTCAGAAACTCCGAATACGGCAAGGGCATTTATGAAGCGCTTCAGCTATATGCAAAGGATATCGAGAAGGAGTATGGCGTAACCATTGAAAACTCGAAGGGCGCTCCTGAAATCAAACAAGATTCAGGCGGAACCAAGTGCGGCGGTTTCGGCTGCTTTCCTTTATGCCTCTTCTTCATCTTCCCGCTATTGTTCTTCATCCTCTCCCTGCTTCGTGGAGCCGGTCGCGGAATAAGGGGCGGCGGCTTCTGGTCATCCGGCGGAGGCTTCTCCTCAGGCGGCGGAGGCGGATTCTCAGGAGGAGGCTTCGGCGGCGGCGGCTTCTCAGGTGGTGGCGGTGGTGGCGGCTGGTAA